CACCCGATCCCACAGTGCCAGCAGTGATATAAAAATAAAAATCATTATTCGAGCCCACAACAATCGGGCCGGTTGTAGGCGTAGTTGAACCCATGACATATTGATTAATGCTGCTGGTTTGATCACCCGATCCAGGGGTCACGTAATAACAGTAGTTTTCAGCAAAGTAATTTTTTTCCATCAGATAAATACTTTTGAGAGTATTTTGTGCGTCAGCATTTTTTGCTGCCCGAATATTGCCTGTATACAAAGGAACACCAACTGCCGCCAATATCGCAATGATGGCAATCGTGATTAGCAACTCCATTAATGTGACACCCAACTGCAGGCGATATTGAAATGAATGCTGGCTCAAAATATTTCCTTTATTCCCCAGAAAAATGGCCCGTCTAAGCGGGCCATTTAGTCTTTAAAAGCTAAACGAACTGATTAGCCCTTGTGGTGATAACACCTTACTGTAAGTTGATGCACTCTGCGGCAACAGGATAGTTAGTTTTTGTTGTTCCGTCAGAGGCCAATACTAAAGTCTGAATAGACAACCCTGTGCAATTGGTAGTTGCCGTTCCACTAATACCCAAGTCTCCAGGATTAGTTGGGGGAATTGTGGTCACTACGTTTGTAGTAGATGAAGTGTTGTAGGGATTTTTAATAGTCGCTAAAGCATAATTTTGAAAATACGTTTCAGCTGCCCCGCCAGTAATAGTTGGGCAGGTAATAATAGCGCCACCTGCTTTAGGATCAGCCAAGGTTTGGACTAAGCCTGCAGAGCACTTGATTACTTCACCTGCAATAAAGGTCTTGATTGAGTCGAAATTTTGCTTCGTTGCACTTACTTTTGCTGATGCTTGGTAGCCGTTGTACATTGGCACGCCGATTGCAGTCAAAATACCAATAATGGCGATAACAACTAGTAATTCGACAAGAGTAAAGCCGGATTGTTGAGCCTTAGATTTCACTTGGAGCCTCCATGGATCACATAAATTTAGGGGTTAACTGCATCTAATGGCCAATATCAAACACTGTTTAGTATTTATAAACTAATAAATATCAAATATGCTGGTACTAAAATACTATTTTTGTTAAAAAACATAATTAATGAGCTTTTTAACAACAGTTGCATTGATTTTAGCCATATTGCCAGGTCTATATCAGGAAAAATACATTACTTATTCAGCTCCTTTTGCAATAAAGCGATGTTTGAACGATATAAAGACTGCTTTTGCTGAAGGTCAGCCAAATCTTTGTCTTGACCAGTGCTACGTTTTTTGAGGTTTGACAGTTGGGCAATTTTTCCATCAGCCTTGCTCAGTCGACCCTTTTCCAAATCAATCTCTTCCTGAATAATCCGCTTTCTTTCAGCAACCGCAGACTCATATCCGGTCTTGGGCTTTAACTGCTTGTCATCGGCTGAACCGCTGGCTTTGGTTTTTGACGTATCTGACGGGGGGGTTTTGCGGCCTCTTTTCAGGGGGTGGCAAAATCATCTTTGTGCAATTTTTCCCTTTTTCTACATTCGAGAGGGTAATCACGCCCGCCTGCTTATCGCAGCGATAGATATCGGCTGCAGCAAAACTGGGGAAAAAGCTTAAGGTAAGTGCAAGCAGGGTCAAAATGTTAAAAAAAGTGGGGTTCATTTTTTTAACAGGTAATTCAAATAACAAGATTAAGACCCTTCTTGATTCAACAGGGGCAACAGTTCCATCGAGAGTATCTTTGTCGCGATACCATAGGATTGCTCAAATTCCTCTGCC
This genomic interval from Polynucleobacter necessarius contains the following:
- a CDS encoding prepilin-type N-terminal cleavage/methylation domain-containing protein; this encodes MSQHSFQYRLQLGVTLMELLITIAIIAILAAVGVPLYTGNIRAAKNADAQNTLKSIYLMEKNYFAENYCYYVTPGSGDQTSSINQYVMGSTTPTTGPIVVGSNNDFYFYITAGTVGSGGGCTGANSNDYVAHAQSRTVSNLTYTINQQNVKTGF
- a CDS encoding pilin, producing MKSKAQQSGFTLVELLVVIAIIGILTAIGVPMYNGYQASAKVSATKQNFDSIKTFIAGEVIKCSAGLVQTLADPKAGGAIITCPTITGGAAETYFQNYALATIKNPYNTSSTTNVVTTIPPTNPGDLGISGTATTNCTGLSIQTLVLASDGTTKTNYPVAAECINLQ
- a CDS encoding DUF4124 domain-containing protein, coding for MLFELPVKKMNPTFFNILTLLALTLSFFPSFAAADIYRCDKQAGVITLSNVEKGKNCTKMILPPPEKRPQNPPVRYVKNQSQRFSR